A single genomic interval of Desulfovibrio desulfuricans harbors:
- the gatC gene encoding Asp-tRNA(Asn)/Glu-tRNA(Gln) amidotransferase subunit GatC, whose amino-acid sequence MADNKTISLEEVAHMATLSRLSVSEEEQTLFARQMGDILAYMDVLARVDTNNVEPLYSPAQHPGPLRDDVSARRRERSEVLANAPEADGEYFIVPRIV is encoded by the coding sequence ATGGCAGACAACAAAACCATCAGTCTGGAAGAAGTGGCCCACATGGCTACACTTTCCCGGTTGAGCGTCAGCGAGGAAGAACAGACCCTGTTTGCCCGCCAGATGGGCGATATTCTGGCCTATATGGACGTGCTCGCGCGCGTGGACACCAACAATGTGGAGCCTCTGTACAGCCCGGCCCAGCATCCAGGCCCCCTGAGGGACGATGTGTCGGCCCGGCGGCGTGAGCGTAGCGAAGTGCTCGCCAACGCGCCCGAGGCCGATGGCGAATATTTCATCGTGCCCCGCATCGTATAG
- the gatA gene encoding Asp-tRNA(Asn)/Glu-tRNA(Gln) amidotransferase subunit GatA, with the protein MTEICSLSLTQAAQALQKKELSAVDAVTACLARMDATEPRIAAMLTVDREGALAAAAALDKEGPNPAKPLWGVPVTVKDALSTKGLRTTAGSRILENYTPFYDAFAVQQLREAGAVILGKNNMDEFAMGSTTENSSYQTTRNPRDVNRVPGGSSGGSAASVTAGQCFASLGTDTGGSIRQPASLCGCVGLKPTYGRVSRYGVIAYGSSLDQVGPLTRSVEDCARVLGVIAGHDQRDGTCAPRPVDDYVTALNSKPLKGARLGIPKEFFGEGLAPEVRAVCQNAMSIAQAQGAELVEVSLPHTDAAIATYYIIAMAEASSNLARFDGVRYGRRAADIKNLEDLYVRSRTEGFGQEVKRRIMLGAYVLSSGYYDAYYRKAAQVRRLIRDEYLAALDKCDALWAPVSPVPAWNVGSLTADPLQMYLMDAYTLSLNLAGLPGLSMPVGVGAESGLPVGMQLFGKAFAEGELLSLGHALEQVLPGVGAAKL; encoded by the coding sequence ATGACCGAAATTTGTTCCCTCTCGCTCACACAAGCGGCTCAGGCCCTGCAAAAAAAGGAACTGAGCGCAGTTGACGCCGTTACGGCCTGCCTTGCGCGCATGGACGCCACAGAGCCGCGCATAGCGGCCATGCTGACCGTGGACAGGGAAGGGGCACTTGCCGCTGCCGCTGCCCTGGACAAGGAAGGCCCCAATCCGGCCAAGCCCCTGTGGGGTGTGCCGGTAACGGTCAAGGACGCCCTCTCCACCAAGGGGCTGCGCACAACTGCCGGTTCGCGCATTCTCGAAAATTATACTCCCTTTTATGACGCCTTTGCCGTGCAGCAACTGCGCGAGGCCGGGGCCGTTATTCTGGGCAAGAACAACATGGACGAGTTCGCCATGGGTTCCACCACGGAAAACTCCTCCTACCAGACCACCCGCAACCCGCGCGATGTAAACCGGGTTCCCGGCGGCTCAAGCGGCGGCTCCGCCGCGTCCGTCACTGCCGGGCAATGCTTTGCTTCTCTGGGCACGGACACCGGCGGCTCCATCCGTCAGCCCGCCTCCCTGTGCGGTTGCGTGGGCCTCAAGCCCACCTACGGCCGCGTGTCGCGCTACGGCGTCATCGCCTACGGCTCGTCACTGGATCAGGTGGGCCCGCTGACCCGCAGCGTGGAAGACTGCGCCCGCGTGCTCGGCGTTATCGCAGGGCATGACCAGCGTGACGGCACATGCGCCCCGCGCCCTGTGGACGACTATGTGACCGCCCTGAACAGCAAGCCCCTCAAGGGCGCGCGGCTGGGCATACCCAAGGAATTTTTTGGTGAAGGTCTGGCCCCTGAAGTGCGCGCCGTATGCCAGAACGCCATGAGCATTGCTCAGGCTCAGGGTGCGGAACTGGTGGAAGTGAGCCTGCCGCACACAGATGCGGCCATCGCAACCTACTATATTATCGCCATGGCCGAGGCCAGTTCCAACCTCGCCCGCTTTGACGGCGTTCGCTATGGCCGCCGCGCTGCGGATATCAAGAATCTTGAAGACCTGTACGTGCGCTCGCGCACCGAGGGCTTCGGACAGGAAGTCAAGCGCCGCATCATGCTGGGAGCCTATGTGCTTTCCTCCGGCTATTACGATGCGTATTACCGCAAGGCCGCACAGGTGCGCCGCCTCATCCGCGATGAATACCTCGCCGCCCTTGATAAATGCGATGCCCTGTGGGCCCCGGTTTCGCCCGTTCCTGCGTGGAATGTGGGCAGCCTGACCGCCGATCCGCTCCAGATGTACCTCATGGATGCCTACACGCTTTCGCTGAACCTTGCCGGTCTGCCCGGGCTTTCCATGCCTGTGGGTGTTGGTGCCGAGAGCGGTTTGCCCGTGGGTATGCAGCTTTTTGGCAAGGCCTTTG